AATTTTTTGCAGGTCTGCAACCGCGTTATCCATAACCTTCTTATCCGCGACCGCTTCTCCTACACCCATATTCAGCGTGATTTTGCTGATGCGCGGCACTTGCATCGCCGTTTTATAGCCAAACTGTTTCATCAACTGTTTGACTGCTGTGTTCCGGTAGAGCGCTTGCAAGCGGGGCATGTCTGTCTACTTTTTTCAGGCGTCGACCATTTCGCCGTTGGACTTGAAATAACGCACCCGGCGCCCGTCATCCAGTACTTTAACGCCGACACGGTCGGCCTTCTGCGTGGCGGGATTAAATAGCATGACGTTGGAAATATGAATCGGCAGTTCCTTGTCGACAATACCGCCGGGGTTGTTTTTCGTGGGATTGGGTTTCTGATGCTTTTTTACCTTGTTGATCCCTTCCACCAGCACATGCTCGGCATCGACCATGCGCAACACCGAGCCGCGCCGGCCTTTATCCTTGCCGGTAGTCACGATAACATTGTCGCCTTTCCTGATTCTGCGCATGAATTACTTCCTTACAATACTTCCGGAGCCAAAGACACTATTTTCATGAAGCGCTCGGTGCGCAGCTCGCGCGTCACCGGGCCGAAAATCCGCGTTCCAATCGGCTCCAGTTTGGGGCTCAGCAGCACCGCCGCGTTGCCGTCAAATTTGATGAGAGATCCGTCCACGCGGCGAACTCCTTTCGCGGTGCGCACGACCACCGCATGATAGATTTCACCTTTCTTGACTCGCCCACGCGGTACCGCCTCCTTGACGCTCACTTTGATAACGTCGCCGATGCCGGCATAACGGCGCTTCGATCCGCCGAGCACCTTGATGCACATGACGGAACGTGCGCCCGTGTTGTCCGCGACGTCCAGCACTGTCTGCATTTGAATCATTTTGGTTCATATCTCCAACTTAACCCGCCAATACTTACTCGAGTTGACGGTCAGTCTTGGATCCCGTCAGGCAAGAAACGCTAGGCTCT
This genomic window from Burkholderiales bacterium contains:
- the rplN gene encoding 50S ribosomal protein L14; amino-acid sequence: MIQMQTVLDVADNTGARSVMCIKVLGGSKRRYAGIGDVIKVSVKEAVPRGRVKKGEIYHAVVVRTAKGVRRVDGSLIKFDGNAAVLLSPKLEPIGTRIFGPVTRELRTERFMKIVSLAPEVL
- the rplX gene encoding 50S ribosomal protein L24 — protein: MRRIRKGDNVIVTTGKDKGRRGSVLRMVDAEHVLVEGINKVKKHQKPNPTKNNPGGIVDKELPIHISNVMLFNPATQKADRVGVKVLDDGRRVRYFKSNGEMVDA